A window from Drosophila subobscura isolate 14011-0131.10 chromosome O, UCBerk_Dsub_1.0, whole genome shotgun sequence encodes these proteins:
- the LOC117896101 gene encoding syntaxin-18, giving the protein MDITQHFKASVMTVRLQRKTELASSGRGKATAGAAVAGPSKATGPRDDFAIEAKKVCNKITDLRNLLIENRTAYMKIGQHLKSAAHMTDAQRNLIDRESEKFVAVYTQLLAKMRSEWKSVKRKPQERQHIEAVLDLLVSYLHSVEQIYLDQKKYRVQHELETYRLLKLAADKKKIPVRPGGGQSAKIGKRLLSNGSSPQSGEASPSDDGALEDSADNDWSNDGWAEWDDDDEDVTETDAQLESSAPQSEGHKARTRKRSKGKPAAPSDSSAKVAVDEDINKSAQELVDDEDPLSAEDVQLFEAENVHMYNFLQGLSEEVEQIGKNVVDIAQLQDIFTEKVAMQQHNIERIASAVVGSTENVKDANEQIRQATQRNASVRVYFLFFLIVMSFSLLFLDWYYD; this is encoded by the exons atggaCATAACCCAGCACTTTAAGGCGAGTGTCATGACGGTGCGCCTGCAGCGAAAGACTGAGCTGGCTTCGTCCGGACGAGGCAAGGccacagcaggagctgcagtgGCAGGGCCATCGAAAGCTACAGGACCTCGAGATGACTTTGCGATTGAAGCCAAGAAGGTGTGCAACAAGATCACAGATCTGCGCAATCTTCTCATAGAGAATCGCACTGCCTATATGAAGATTGGGCAGCACCTGAAGAGTGCGGCGCACATGACAGATGCCCAGCGAAATTTAATTGATCGCGAATCGGAAAAATTCGTTGCCGTCTacacgcagctgctggccaagatgCGTAGCGAATGGAAGAGTGTCAAACGGAAGCCACAGGAGCGGCAGCATATCGAGGCGGTGCTTGACTTGTTGGTCAGCTATCTTCACAGCGTGGAGCAGATATATTTGGATCAAAAGAAGTATCGTGTCCAACATGAACTAGAGACATACAGACTGCTCAAGCTGGCGGCAGATAAGAAGAAAATACCCGTACGTCCGGGCGGTGGTCAGAGTGCTAAGATCGGAAAGCGGCTGctcagcaatggcagcagcccccaaaGCGGGGAGGCGTCACCGTCAGACGATGGCGCTCTTGAGGACTCCGCCGACAACGACTGGAGCAACGATGGCTGGGCCGAatgggatgatgatgatgaggatgtgACTGAGACTGATGCACAGCTGGAGAGCAGTGCTCCTCAGTCGGAGGGGCACAAGGCGCGAACACGTAAGCGCAGCAAAGGCAAGCCGGCTGCCCCAAGCGACTCCTCGGCCAAGGTGGCAGTTGATGAGGATATTAACAAGTCTGCACAGGAGCTGGTCGATGATGAGGATCCTCTGAGCGCAGAGGATGTACAGCTGTTTGAGGCGGAgaatgtgcatatgtataattTCCTACAAGGCCTCTCCGAGGAGGTAGAGCAGATTGGCAAGAACGTTGTGGACATTGCCCAGCTGCAGGATATTTTTACCGAAAAA GTCgcaatgcagcagcacaacatcGAGAGGATTGCCAGTGCCGTTGTGGGCAGTACGGAGAATGTTAAAGATGCCAACGAGCAGATCCGCCAGGCAACCCAACGAAACGCTTCCGTTCGTGTCTacttcttgttctttttgatTGTTATGTCGTTCTCCTTGCTGTTCCTGGACTGGTACTACGACTAG
- the LOC117897627 gene encoding ras-like GTP-binding protein RhoL: MTSAMSKSPRPLKITIVGDGMVGKTCMLITYTQNEFPEEYIPTVFDNHACNIAVDDREYNLTLWDTAGQEDYERLRPLSYPNTNCFLLCYSISSRTSFENIKSKWWPEIRHFSNNVPVVLVGTKLDLRIPNSEKFVTTQEGKRLRKEIHASNLVECSAKKKQNLQQVFEEAVRAVDKKPKSSPKPSCTLL, from the exons ATGACGTCGGCGATGTCGAAGAGTCCGCGCCCTCTGAAAATCACAATCGTGGGCGATGGCATGGTTGGTAAAACCTGCATGCTGATAACCTACACACAAAACGAATTTCCCGAAGAGTACATACCGACAGTGTTCGACAATCATGCCTGCAACATCGCAGTGGATGATCGGGAGTACAACCTAACGCTCTGGGACACGGCTGGGCAGGAGGACTACGAAAGACTACGACCCTTGAGCTATCCAAAT ACGAACTGCTTCCTGTTGTGCTATTCGATCAGCAGTCGCACCTCTTTCGAGAACATCAAGAGCAAGTGGTGGCCAGAGATTCGTCACTTCTCAAACAACGTGccggtggtgctggtgggcACTAAGCTGGACTTGCGCATACCCAACTCGGAGAAGTTTGTCACCACACAGGAGGGTAAGAGATTGCGCAAGGAGATTCACGCATCCAATCTGGTCGAGTGCTCcgccaaaaagaaacagaactTGCAGCAGGTGTTCGAGGAGGCTGTCCGCGCCGTCGACAAGAAGCCAAAATCTTCACCCAAGCCATCCTGCACATTACTGtga